The genomic interval CATGGCGGGGCTCGACCAGCCCTCCAACGGCGAGGCGCGGCTGGCGGACGGGGCGACGGTCGGGATCCTGCTGCAGGAGCCGCCGTTGACCGAGGGCAAGACCGTGCTGGAGAACGTCGAGGAAGGGGTCGGCGACACCAAGCAGAAGCTCGACCGCTTCAACGAGGTCACCGCCGAGCTGGCCGACCCGGACGCCGACTACGACGCGCTGCTGGCCGAGATGGGGGACCTGCAGACCGAGCTCGACCACCGCAACGCCTGGGACATCGACGCCCAGTTGGAGCAGGCGATGGACGCGCTGCGCTGTCCGCCGCCGGACGCGATCGTCGACAAGCTCTCCGGCGGTGAGCGCCGCCGGGTAGCGCTCTGCAAGCTGCTGCTGCAGCAGCCTGACCTGCTGCTCCTCGACGAGCCCACCAACCACCTGGACGCCGAGTCCGTGCTGTGGCTGGAGCAGCACCTGCAGAAGTACCCGGGTGCCGTCATGGCGATCACCCACGACCGGTACTTCCTGGACAACGTGGCCGAGTGGATCCTCGAGCTCGACCGCGGCCGGACGTACGGCTACGAGGGCAACTACTCGAGGTACCTGGAGACCAAGCAGGCGCGTCTGGTCGTCGAGGGGCAGAAGGACGCCAAGCGGCAGAAGATCCTGGAGCGCGAGCTCGAGTGGGTCCGGTCGAATGCCAAGGCCCGGCAGACGAAGAGCAAGTCCCGGCTGGCTCGCTACGAGGAGCTCGCGGCCGAGGCCGAGCGGTCCAAGAAGCTGGACATCGACGAGATCAATATCCCGGCCGGTCCGCGCCTGGGCAGCACGGTGCTCGAGGCGAACAAGCTGGAGAAGGGCTTCGGCGACCGCACGTTGTTCGACGGCCTGAGCTTCTCGCTGCCGCGGGCCGGCATCGTCGGCATCGTCGGTCCGAACGGTGTCGGCAAGTCGACGCTGTTCCGGATGATCGTCGGCGAGGAGCAGCCGGACAAGGGCACTCTGAAGCTGGGTGAGACGGTCAAGATCTCGTACGTCGACCAGTCGCGCGGCGGCCTGGACCCGAAGAAGACGGTCTGGCAGCAGGTGTCCGACGAGCTCGACTTCATCAAGGTCGCGAACTTCGAGATGCCGAGCCGGGCGTACGTCGCCTCGTTCGGCTTCAAGGGCCCGGACCAGCAGAAGCCCACCGGCGTACTGTCCGGTGGTGAGCGGAACCGGCTGAACCTGGCGCTGACGCTGAAGATGGGCGGCAACCTGCTGCTCCTCGACGAGCCGACCAACGACCTGGACGTCGAGACCCTGCAGTCGCTGGAGGATGCGCTGCTGGAGTTCCCGGGCTGTGCGGTGGTCGTGTCCCACGACCGGTGGTTCCTGGACCGCGTGGCGACCCACATCCTCGCCTGGGAGGGCACCGACGACGACCCGGCCAAGTGGTTCTGGTTCGAGGGCAACTTCGCGTCGTACGAGGCGAACAAGGTCGAGCGGCTCGGCCCGGAGGCGGCGCGTCCGCACCGCGTCACCCACCGCAGGCTCAAGCGCGACTGATCAGGTCGTCGAAGGACCCCGCTTCCGGCCCGGAGGCGGGGTCCTTCGTGCTTTCTGATAGTTAGCCCTTGCGCTAAGTATCAGCCGATGGCAATACTTAGCCTCATGGCACAGTATTCGGCCGAGGCCGACGGGGTGTTCGTCGCGCTCGCCGACCCCACGCGACGCAGTGTGATTCGGCGGCTCGGGCGCGGGCCGACCAGTGTGGGTGAGCTCGCGGCGGAGTTCCCGATCACCTTGCCGTCGTTCATGAAGCACGTCCGGACGCTCGAGTCGAACGGGCTGATCCGCACGGTGAAGGTCGGGCGGGTGCGGACCTGTCTGCTGAATCGCGAGCGGCTGGCGCTCGTCGACGACTGGCTCGCCGAGCAGCGCCGGATCTGGTCCGACCGCACCGACCGGCTGGAACGCTTCGTCACGGAATCCCAGGAGGAAGAGTCATGATCGATCCCGAGCTTGATCTGACCGTCGAGCGGGTGATCCGAGCGCCGCGGGCGACCGTCTGGAACGCCTGGACCGATCCCGCGAAGTTTGCGCAGTGGTGGGTGCCGGCGCCGGCTGTCTGCCGGGTCGAGCGGCTCGAGGTTCGCCCTGGCGGGGCGGTGGTGACGCAGCTGAGCGAGGACGGGACGCAGTTCGTGCCGCATCTCGACGCGAGCTTCCTTGTGGTTGACGAGATCGAGCGGCTCGTGTTCACCAACGCGATCGACAGTAGTTGGCGTCCTGCCAGTCCAGAGCCGTTTCTGATGACGGCGGAGGTGACGCTCGCGGAGCATCCGGAGGGTACGGCCTACCGGGTCATCGTGCGGCATGGGACATCGGCTGCCCGGGCGCGGCACGAACAGCTGGGCTTCGCGGACGGCTGGGGATCGGTCACGAAGCAGCTGGCCACGCTGGCCGAGGGGGAGGTTCGATGACGCTCGTGCTGACGGAGTTCGTGACGCTGGACGGGGTGAGTCAGGGGCCGGGGTCGCCGACCGAGGACACGAGTGACGGGTTCACGCGTGGAGGGTGGCTGGTGCCGTTCATCGACGTGATGTTCGTACGGCGTACTTCGGAGTGGCTCGATCTCGCTGAGGGACTGTTGCTCGGGCGACGGACGTACGAGGCGTTCGCGCGGGACTGGCCGCGGATCGTTGATCCTGACGATCCGTTCACGGAGCGGATGAATTCGCTGCCGAAGTACGTCGTGAGCCGGACGGTGAGCGAAGGCGATTGGCAGCCGACGACGGTTCTGCGTGCCTTCGCAGGTGTTGAGGAGCTGAAGGCGCGATCAGGTGGTGAGCTGCAGGTGCACGGGAGCGCCCGGCTGGGGAATGCGCTACTGGGAGCCGGGCTGGTGGATGTGGTGCGATTGGTGGTCGCGCCGACTGTGATCGGCGCGGGGCGGAGGCTGTTCGAGCAGCCGGCTGATTCTGCGGGGCTGAAGCTGACGAAACATGAGGCGACGCCGAGCGGTCTCATGTTGCTCGAGTACGAGACCGTCGGCGCCGCCGCGGTGGGGGAGTACGAAGGGGTCAGTGCGTTTGTGTGATGTGGTCGTCCAGGACGGTCTGCACCACCGGGAGATCTGAGGTGATCAGGGCCTTCCACAGTGCCCAGCCTCGGGCTCGTGCCCACATCCCGGAGTCCTGGGCGACGGCCGAGCGGAATGCCTCGCGGGAAGGGCCGGAGAAGAACGTGTAGGCGATGACCAGGTCGCAGGCCGGATCGCCGACGCCGGATGTGCCGAAGTCGATGACTGCGGACAGGCGACCCTCCTGCACGAGCAGATTGCCGCTCGCGATGTCGCCGTGGAACCAGACCGGCGGCCGACCCCACGTCGACGCGAGCGCGGCATCCCACACCTCACCTGCGAGGTCGGCGTCGATGCGGCCCTTCAGTACGGCGAGGGCCTCGACGGTCTCGTGGTGGTAATGCTGCAGCGACGCACCTCGGTAGAAGCTGTGCTCTCCGGCCAGCGGTCCGCCGCCGGCGTCGATGTCCTGCAGCGCAAGGATGAAATCGGCGATCGAGCGGGCGAAGGCGGGAAGGTCCGGCACGGTCTCAGCTGATGCGGTCCGGCCGTCGATCCAGCGGCGAATCGCCCAAGGGTGCGGGTATCCCTCACCCGGTGCGCCTTTGGCGATCGCGGTCGGGATCTCGACGGGCAGGTACGGCGCGAGTACCGGCAACCACTGGTGTTCCTTGTCCACGGCTGCCACATAGGCAGCGGCCGTCGGGAGGCGCGCGGTCAGGTCGGAACCGAGCCGGTACGTCCGGTTGTCCCAGCCGTCGACCTTGACCGGGGTGACCGGAAGGTCGGCCCACTGCGGGAACTGCTGCGCGATCAGTCGCCGTACCAGCGCAGCGTCGATGCCGGCCCGGCCGTCCTGGTGAGAATCTGTCACGGCGCAAGCGTCCCGAAATGCGCGAGCGGTCTCAAAGTCTTTAGCTCGGGGCTACAGCGTTGTCGATCGCGTCGGCCAGGAACTGCGAGATCACCCGGAGCTCGTCGGCGGTCCGGGTCGCCAGGACCTCCTGCATCCGCGCGCCCTGCTCGGCGTACAGCGGGACGAGTTTCTCCTGGATCGTCTCCAGCGACGGCGTCACGACGACCTTGCGCCGGTCGGCCGGATCGGGCCGGCGGGTGACGAAGCCGTGCGACTCGAGGCGATCGATGACGCCGGTGATCGTCCCGGACGTGAGGCCGGTGTGTTCGGCGAGCTGCCGTGGCGTGAGCGGACCGTACGTCTGCAGCAGCGTCATGAACTGGGAGTCGCTCGCGCCCAGGCCCACCTTCGCGGACACCGCGTGGTTGTACAGAACCGCGCCGGCGATGAAGCGGATCATCCGCCCCTGGATCTCGCCCGCGAGCTCTTCTCGAGAACTGGTCATGGTCCGCCTCAGCATAGGGCTTGCATTTCTCTCGGGTCTCCAAGATACTCGAATTACCAAGATACTTGAAGGGACGAGACAAATGAAGGTACTGGTCATCGGTGGCGGGACCGGCGGGCTCGCGCTGGCGCACGGGCTGAAGCGAGCCGGGATCGGTGTGACGGTGTTCGAGCGGGACACCCTGCGGACCGACGGTCTGCACGGCTATCGGGTCGGTATCGACCCGGACGGCAGTCGCGCGCTGCATGCGCTGCTGCCGCAGGAGCTGTACGACACGTTCGTGGCCACGAAGGCGCGCGATCCGAAGTACTTCAACATGCTGACCGAGGACCTCAAGGAGGTCCTGTCGATGGAGATCCCGGCGTCGACGGACCCGGTCGAGAGCGAGAAGTCGATCAGCCGGATGACGCTTCGTCAGGTGTTGCTGACCGGGCTGGACGACGTCGTCGAGTTCGGCAAGGAGTTCACCCGGTTCGAGCAGCACCGAGACCAGGTCACGGCGTACTTCGCCGACGGCACGAGCGCCACCGGCGACCTGCTCGTCGCCGCCGACGGCTCAGGGTCTCGGGTACGCCGTCAGTACCTGCCGCAGGCGAAGACCGAGGAGACCGGGATCGTCGCGATCGCGGGCAAGCTGCCGATCACCGAGGAGAGCGCGAAGCTGGTGTCGCCGAAGGTGTTCGAGGGCATCTCGATCGTCACCGCGCCACGTGGGTTCGCCTGCATCCTGCACGTGATGGAGTTCCAGTGGGACCGTGACGGTCATCTGAAGAGCGGGATCGGCGGCAACACCGAGGAGCTGATCCGGAACTGGCCGGGCCTGCAGTTCGACAACACTCGCGACTACATCAACTGGGGTCTGTCGGCGACCAGGGACAAGCTGCCGGCGAACATCATGAAGATGAGCGGCGAGGAGCTCGTCAAGGTCGCGCTGGAGGTCACCCCGGGCTGGCACCCGAACCTGCGCCAGCTGTTCGAGCTGACCGATCCGGGCACCTGCTTCCCGGTGAACATCTGGACCTCGGTCCCGGTGGACCCCTGGAAGACCACGAACGTGACGCTGCTCGGCGACGCGATCCACACCATGACGCCGGGCCGCGGCGTGGGTGCGAACACGGCGCTGCGCGATGCGGTGAACCTCTGCCGCAAGCTGATCGACGTACGCGACGGGCGCCAGGAGCTGATCCCGGCCGTTAATGAGTACGAGGCGAAGATGATCGAGTACGGCTTCGATGCCGTGATCAAGTCGCGGGCTCAGATGACGTCGGCAGATCCGGTGCACAAGCCGGTGGTCGGACGCGTCGCGCTGGCCGGCATGCGTACGGCGATGCGCACGGTCAACCACC from Kribbella sp. NBC_00709 carries:
- a CDS encoding aminoglycoside phosphotransferase family protein, producing the protein MTDSHQDGRAGIDAALVRRLIAQQFPQWADLPVTPVKVDGWDNRTYRLGSDLTARLPTAAAYVAAVDKEHQWLPVLAPYLPVEIPTAIAKGAPGEGYPHPWAIRRWIDGRTASAETVPDLPAFARSIADFILALQDIDAGGGPLAGEHSFYRGASLQHYHHETVEALAVLKGRIDADLAGEVWDAALASTWGRPPVWFHGDIASGNLLVQEGRLSAVIDFGTSGVGDPACDLVIAYTFFSGPSREAFRSAVAQDSGMWARARGWALWKALITSDLPVVQTVLDDHITQTH
- a CDS encoding ArsR/SmtB family transcription factor; its protein translation is MAQYSAEADGVFVALADPTRRSVIRRLGRGPTSVGELAAEFPITLPSFMKHVRTLESNGLIRTVKVGRVRTCLLNRERLALVDDWLAEQRRIWSDRTDRLERFVTESQEEES
- a CDS encoding MarR family winged helix-turn-helix transcriptional regulator, with translation MTSSREELAGEIQGRMIRFIAGAVLYNHAVSAKVGLGASDSQFMTLLQTYGPLTPRQLAEHTGLTSGTITGVIDRLESHGFVTRRPDPADRRKVVVTPSLETIQEKLVPLYAEQGARMQEVLATRTADELRVISQFLADAIDNAVAPS
- a CDS encoding SRPBCC domain-containing protein, encoding MIDPELDLTVERVIRAPRATVWNAWTDPAKFAQWWVPAPAVCRVERLEVRPGGAVVTQLSEDGTQFVPHLDASFLVVDEIERLVFTNAIDSSWRPASPEPFLMTAEVTLAEHPEGTAYRVIVRHGTSAARARHEQLGFADGWGSVTKQLATLAEGEVR
- the ettA gene encoding energy-dependent translational throttle protein EttA; its protein translation is MAEFIYTLRNVRKAHGDKVVLDNVTLNFLTGAKIGVVGPNGTGKSSLFKIMAGLDQPSNGEARLADGATVGILLQEPPLTEGKTVLENVEEGVGDTKQKLDRFNEVTAELADPDADYDALLAEMGDLQTELDHRNAWDIDAQLEQAMDALRCPPPDAIVDKLSGGERRRVALCKLLLQQPDLLLLDEPTNHLDAESVLWLEQHLQKYPGAVMAITHDRYFLDNVAEWILELDRGRTYGYEGNYSRYLETKQARLVVEGQKDAKRQKILERELEWVRSNAKARQTKSKSRLARYEELAAEAERSKKLDIDEINIPAGPRLGSTVLEANKLEKGFGDRTLFDGLSFSLPRAGIVGIVGPNGVGKSTLFRMIVGEEQPDKGTLKLGETVKISYVDQSRGGLDPKKTVWQQVSDELDFIKVANFEMPSRAYVASFGFKGPDQQKPTGVLSGGERNRLNLALTLKMGGNLLLLDEPTNDLDVETLQSLEDALLEFPGCAVVVSHDRWFLDRVATHILAWEGTDDDPAKWFWFEGNFASYEANKVERLGPEAARPHRVTHRRLKRD
- a CDS encoding FAD-dependent oxidoreductase; amino-acid sequence: MKVLVIGGGTGGLALAHGLKRAGIGVTVFERDTLRTDGLHGYRVGIDPDGSRALHALLPQELYDTFVATKARDPKYFNMLTEDLKEVLSMEIPASTDPVESEKSISRMTLRQVLLTGLDDVVEFGKEFTRFEQHRDQVTAYFADGTSATGDLLVAADGSGSRVRRQYLPQAKTEETGIVAIAGKLPITEESAKLVSPKVFEGISIVTAPRGFACILHVMEFQWDRDGHLKSGIGGNTEELIRNWPGLQFDNTRDYINWGLSATRDKLPANIMKMSGEELVKVALEVTPGWHPNLRQLFELTDPGTCFPVNIWTSVPVDPWKTTNVTLLGDAIHTMTPGRGVGANTALRDAVNLCRKLIDVRDGRQELIPAVNEYEAKMIEYGFDAVIKSRAQMTSADPVHKPVVGRVALAGMRTAMRTVNHLPPVKRRMRDSMMAYRGADRDELTLEITPGPAIQN
- a CDS encoding dihydrofolate reductase family protein; this encodes MTLVLTEFVTLDGVSQGPGSPTEDTSDGFTRGGWLVPFIDVMFVRRTSEWLDLAEGLLLGRRTYEAFARDWPRIVDPDDPFTERMNSLPKYVVSRTVSEGDWQPTTVLRAFAGVEELKARSGGELQVHGSARLGNALLGAGLVDVVRLVVAPTVIGAGRRLFEQPADSAGLKLTKHEATPSGLMLLEYETVGAAAVGEYEGVSAFV